Below is a window of Campylobacter canadensis DNA.
AGACAAGTTTTAGTTGATAAACCTGATTTTAAAGGAAGATGCGATATTTTAAGCGTACATATGAAAGATGTAAAAATCGCTAAAGAAGTAAAGGTTGAAGATGTAGCTCGTCTTACTGCAGGTCTTGCAGGTGCTGATTTAGCAAATATTATTAATGAAGCTGCACTTTTAGCAGGTAGAAATAATAAAAACGAAGTTAGCCAACAAGATTTAACAGAAGCGGTTGAGCGTGCAATAGCAGGACTTGAGAAAAAATCTCGTAGAATAAGCGATAAAGAAAAAAAGATTGTAACCTATCACGAATGCGGTCATGCTTTAATAGCTGAAACAACAAAAGGGGCAAAAAAAGTTACAAAAGTTTCTGTTATTCCTCGTGGTTTAGCAGCTTTAGGATACACATTAAATACCCCTGAAGAAAATAAATTCCTAATGCAAAAACACGAACTAATTGCTGAAGTTGATGTGTTATTAGGTGGTCGTGCAGCAGAGCATGTTTTTATTGAAGAAATTTCAACAGGTGCAAGCAATGACTTAGAAAGAGCAACAGATATTATAAAAGCAATGGTTTGTATGTATGGTATGAGTGATATTGCTGGTCTTATGGTTTTAGAAAAACAAAGAAATCAATTTTTAGGCGGTGGACAAACTATAAAAGATTTTTCTGATGATATGTCTAAAAAACTAGATGAATATGTAAAAAATCTTTTAGATGAAAGATTTAACAGTGTTGTAGAAACCCTAAGAACTTACAAAGGTGCTATAGAAAATATGGTTGAAAAACTATATGAAAAAGAAGTTATTGAAGGTAGTGAAGTTCGTGAAATAATCAAAAAATATGAAGAGGAACAAGGCTTACAAACACGCTTAAGTGAAATAAACTAAAAGGAGAAAATATGATAGCAAGTAGTGGAAAAAAAGTTATTTTAATAGCTTGGGTTATATTTATTTTATATACTTTTATTTTTTCTTTTTCTTATTTGCTTTTTGCTATTTTGGTGATTTTATACTTACTTTATAAAAGTCCTGAAAGAGAAATTAACGATGATGATGCTGGGGTTATTTTATCTCCAGCAGATGCTAAAGTCCTTGCAATAAATATTGATGAAAATAACAAAGAATTATCAGTAATATTAAAAAAATCCCACATTAGTGCTTTATATTATAGTTCAGAATTAAGAGCGCCAATAAAATGTGAAAATATACAAAATATAGTAAAAAATGGTATGCAATATAGTAAAAATTATTTTTCAAATGCAAATCATATTATTTTTGATAAGGGAATTTCTATGCTAGTAAAACCTGCAAGATTTTCTATCAAAAATTTTAATTTACAATCATCAAGAAAAAAAGGTCAAAGAATAGGACTATTATCAAGCGGTTTAATTGAATTAAAACTGCCTTATAGTAGTACATTATTAGTTGGAGTAGGGGATAAAATTCTTGCAAATAGCCCAATTGCAAATATTGGAGAATAAATGAAAGTTGATAATAATAAATTAGCTTATATCTTGCCAAATTTTTTTACAGCGGCTTCTATTTTTTTAGGAGTTTTAAGTATTTTTGCCTCAATTGCACATAATTATGAAAAAGCAATGATGTTTATAATTTTAAGTTTAATTTGTGATGGACTTGATGGAAGAGTAGCAAGACTTACAAATACTACATCAAAATTCGGTGTTGAATTTGATAGTTTAGCTGATATAGTTGCTTTTGGTGTTGCTCCTGCTATGCTTTTTTATTTTAATTTAGCAAATGAATTTGGTAGATTAGGAGTTCTTGCTAGTGCATTGTTTATTATTTTTGGTGCTATTCGCTTAGCAAGATTTAATGTAACTACAGGAACTTATGAGCCAAATGTTTTTATAGGTTTGCCTATTCCTACTGCTGCAGTTGTTTTAAGTATTTGGGTTGTTTTTGTAAAAGATTATAATTTTGAAAATAAAATTATTTTATTTTTTGTAATTGCTTTAGCTTTTTTACTTTCATTTTTAATGGTTAGTAATGTTAGATATCCTAGCTTTAAAAAGCTAGAATTTAAAAAAGCAAATATATTAAAAACACTAATAATAATTATTTTTGTTGCCTCACTAATTTATTTAAAACCACTTGAGATTTTTACCTTTATTGTTAGTCTTTATACTTTATATGGGATTGCTAGAGCAAT
It encodes the following:
- the pssA gene encoding CDP-diacylglycerol--serine O-phosphatidyltransferase, whose translation is MKVDNNKLAYILPNFFTAASIFLGVLSIFASIAHNYEKAMMFIILSLICDGLDGRVARLTNTTSKFGVEFDSLADIVAFGVAPAMLFYFNLANEFGRLGVLASALFIIFGAIRLARFNVTTGTYEPNVFIGLPIPTAAVVLSIWVVFVKDYNFENKIILFFVIALAFLLSFLMVSNVRYPSFKKLEFKKANILKTLIIIIFVASLIYLKPLEIFTFIVSLYTLYGIARAIYNLYIKKKVKNNER